A single Vulpes lagopus strain Blue_001 chromosome 3, ASM1834538v1, whole genome shotgun sequence DNA region contains:
- the LOC121488287 gene encoding programmed cell death protein 6-like isoform X1, translated as MATYSYLPGPGAGPAGGAALPGQSFLWNVFQRIDKDRSGMISDNELQQALSNGTWTPFNPVTVRSIISMFDQENKAGVNFSEFTGVWKYITDWQNVFRTYDRDNSGMIDKNELKQALSGFGYRLSDQFHDILIRKFDRQGWGQIAFDDFIQGCIVLQRLTDNFRHYDRDQDGWIQVSYE; from the coding sequence ATGGCCACCTACTCATACCTcccggggcccggggctggcCCGGCTGGAGGCGCGGCGCTGCCGGGCCAGAGCTTCTTGTGGAACGTTTTCCAGAGGATTGACAAAGACAGGAGCGGGATGATATCGGACAACGAGCTTCAGCAAGCACTCTCCAATGGCACATGGACTCCATTTAATCCAGTGACTGTCCGCTCCATCATATCTATGTTTGACCAAGAGAACAAGGCTGGTGTGAACTTTAGTGAGTTCACTGGCGTCTGGAAGTACATCACAGATTGGCAGAATGTCTTCCGCACCTACGACAGGGACAACTCTGGGATGATCGACAAGAACGAGCTCAAGCAAGCACTCTCAGGTTTTGGGTACCGGCTCTCTGACCAGTTTCATGACATCCTTATTCGCAAGTTTGACAGACAAGGATGGGGGCAGATTGCATTTGATGACTTCATCCAGGGCTGCATTGTCTTGCAGAGGTTGACAGATAATTTCAGGCATTACGATAGGGATCAAGACGGCTGGATTCAGGTGTCATATGAATAG
- the LOC121488287 gene encoding programmed cell death protein 6-like isoform X2 has protein sequence MATYSYLPGPGAGPAGGAALPGQSFLWNVFQRIDKDRSGMISDNELQQALSNGFGYRLSDQFHDILIRKFDRQGWGQIAFDDFIQGCIVLQRLTDNFRHYDRDQDGWIQVSYE, from the exons ATGGCCACCTACTCATACCTcccggggcccggggctggcCCGGCTGGAGGCGCGGCGCTGCCGGGCCAGAGCTTCTTGTGGAACGTTTTCCAGAGGATTGACAAAGACAGGAGCGGGATGATATCGGACAACGAGCTTCAGCAAGCACTCTCCAATG GTTTTGGGTACCGGCTCTCTGACCAGTTTCATGACATCCTTATTCGCAAGTTTGACAGACAAGGATGGGGGCAGATTGCATTTGATGACTTCATCCAGGGCTGCATTGTCTTGCAGAGGTTGACAGATAATTTCAGGCATTACGATAGGGATCAAGACGGCTGGATTCAGGTGTCATATGAATAG